A portion of the Lampris incognitus isolate fLamInc1 chromosome 9, fLamInc1.hap2, whole genome shotgun sequence genome contains these proteins:
- the LOC130118277 gene encoding germ cell-specific gene 1-like protein: MLESMSRRSRSLLSLTLTTLALALSILALCTSYWCEGTHKVVKPLCLSPVKMKNCGQNNSEPYTTESPTQNPFNRTLSPARREELAKIRQRQLANAVHYIWETGEDKYAFRYFHTGFWESCEKHSDGEKCRSFIELTPGETQGVLWLSVISEFTYIGLLGMGFLLMWLEVLCSHKEMHALKINAYAAICTVLSGLLGMVAHMMYTTVFQMTVIVGPKDWRPQTWDYGWSFALAWVSFSCCMGAAVVTLNSYTKTIIELRRRQRLRLEEARAATQAPSYDEVVPGGGLYSVSGLLQCPDGMIDVAWAPDGSVVGVGNGDVPTLVLVGGCGPEGCEDCERELDEMEETMDKVDSPC; this comes from the exons ATGCTGGAGAGCATGTCCCGCCGCTCTCGTTCCCTGCTCTCCCTGACCTTGACCACGCTGGCTCTGGCTCTCTCCATCCTGGCTCTCTGCACCTCCTACTGGTGTGAGGGTACCCATAAGGTGGTCAAGCCCCTCTGCCTCTCGCCTGTCAAGATGAAGAACTGCGGTCAGAACAACAGTGAGCCTTACACCACAG AGAGCCCCACTCAGAACCCATTCAACCGCACACTGTCTCCAGCCAGGAGGGAGGAGCTGGCCAAGATTAGACAGAGGCAGCTGGCTAACGCGGTCCACTACATCTGGGAGACAGGGGAGGACAAGTATGCCTTCAGATACTTCCACACTGGCTTCTGGGAAAGCTGCGAGAAACACAGTGATG gtgagaagtgcCGCAGTTTTATAGAGCTGACTCCAGGGGAGACACAAG GTGTGCTGTGGCTTTCCGTCATCTCAGAGTTCACCTACATCGGTCTGCTTGGGATGGGTTTCCTGCTGATGTGGCTGGAGGTGCTGTGTTCCCATAAGGAGATGCACGCCCTTAAAATCAACGCCTATGCAGCCATCTGCACCGTGCTGTCAG GTCTCCTGGGGATGGTGGCCCACATGATGTACACCACAGTGTTTCAGATGACGGTCATTGTGGGCCCTAAAGACTGGCGGCCCCAGACGTGGGACTACGGCTGGTCATTTGC TCTTGCCTGGGTGTCCTTCAGTTGCTGTATGGGAGCTGCAGTGGTCACGCTCAACTCCTACACTAAGACTATCATCGAGCTCCGTCGGAGGCAGAGGCTCCGCTTGGAGGAGGCGAGAGCGGCCACTCAAGCCCCTTCCTACGATGAGGTTGTTCCAGGGGGTGGACTCTACTCCGTCAGCGGCCTATTGCAGTGTCCAGACGGCATGATCGATGTGGCGTGGGCCCCGGATGGCAGTGTGGTAGGAGTGGGAAATGGGGATGTGCCGACGCTGGTTTTGGTAGGGGGTTGTGGCCCCGAGGGGTGTGAGGACTGCGAGAGAGAGTTGGACGAGATGGAGGAGACCATGGACAAGGTTGATTCACCCTGTTAG